From a single Rutidosis leptorrhynchoides isolate AG116_Rl617_1_P2 chromosome 5, CSIRO_AGI_Rlap_v1, whole genome shotgun sequence genomic region:
- the LOC139849568 gene encoding uncharacterized protein encodes MEGNYGVWNESSRYIKDDIFMHYKLIFEEPNIERPSLEDLNYPSLSSDNALELEAPFDEKEIRGAIFNCGSTKTLGPDGFNMRFFKKYWKVIRIELIETIKWFWEKYEFSRRCNASLVTLIPKKFDPLGLGDFHPISLFRSYHKIVAKILSNRLRRIIPSIVAAVGLNILAKAATEKGFFKGVEVGDDKVLISHLQYADDAIFLGEWSRSNAYSLQNILKCFELASGLKVKFQKSCLYGIDVSHEKVTTVASRIGCQVGSFPFTYLRLPIGVKMKKLNYWNQVIDKIKVKLSDWKMRMLSFGGRLVLIKSILNSLPLYYFSLFRAPAALSLNQLVMELQRLSGLSYGSEETNYGFMFPRLYRFKVKEDALVKDRIDVAAVIFVRWSLAHDGIFIVKRLTSAIDEQANSGKRLTSIIDEQANSGNNSALETMKNIVVPKKLQIFVRCAETFAR; translated from the exons ATGGAAGGAAACTATGGAGTATGGaatgaatcttcaagatatatcaAAGATGATATCTTCATGCATTATAAACTAATTTTTGAAGAGCCTAACATTGAAAGACCTAGTTTGGAGGATCTTAATTATCCGTCACTTTCATCCGATAATGCTTTAGAACTAGAGGCACCTTTTGATGAGAAAGAGATTCGTGGTGCTATTTTTAACTGTGGGAGTACTAAGACGTTGGGGCCTGATGGTTTCAACATGCGTTTCTTCAAGAAATACTGGAAGGTTATCAGAATCGAACTCATTGAAACAATCAAATGGTTCTGGGAGAAATACGAATTTTCACGGAGGTGCAATGCGTCTTTGGTTACTTTAATTCCTAAGAAATTTGATCCGCTAGGTCTTGGTGATTTTCATCCGATCAGTCTCTTTAGAAGCTACCATAAAATAGTTGCCAAAATTTTATCGAATCGACTTAGAAGAATCATCCCATCTATTGTAG CTGCAGTGGGGTTGAACATTTTGGCGAAAGCAGCAACAGAAAAAGGGTTTTTCAAAGGTGTAGAAGTCGGAGATGACAAAGTGCTAATTTcacatctccaatatgcggacgaTGCCATTTTTTTAGGAGAGTGGAGTCGGTCAAATGCATATAGCCTTCAGAATATTCTTAAATGCTTCGAGTTGGCTTCGGGATTAAAAGTCAAATTTCAAAAAAGCTGTCTATATGGTATTGATGTTAGTCATGAAAAGGTAACCACAGTGGCTAGTCGTATTGGTTGCCAAGTGGGATCTTTCCCCTTCACTTACCTTAGATTACCAATTGGCGTGAAGATGAAGAAACTAAACTATTGGAATCAGGTTATAGACAAAATTAAAGTAAAACTTTCAGATTGGAAAATGCGTATGTTGTCCTTTGGTGGAAGATTAGTTCTTATTAAATCGATCCTTAATAGTCTACCATTGTATTACTTCTCACTCTTTCGTGCCCCGGCAG CTCTTTCGTTAAATCAATTGGTGATGGAGCTTCAACGTCTTTCTGGGTTGAGCTATGGATCAGAAGAAACAAACTACGGTTTTATGTTCCCTAGATtgtacagatttaaagtcaaagagGATGCATTGGTCAAGGATCGTATTGATGTGGCTGCTGTT ATTTTTGTGAGATGGTCATTGGCACATGATGGGATATTTATTGTGAAACGGCTAACCTCTGCTATCGATGAGCAAGCAAATTCGGGTAAACGGCTAACCTCTATTATCGATGAGCAAGCAAATTCGGGTAACAATTCTGCTCTTGAAACAATGAAAAATATAGTAGTTCCAAAAAAGCTACAGATATTTGTGCGATGTGCAGAAACGTTTGCCCGTTAG